A part of Halobaculum sp. MBLA0143 genomic DNA contains:
- a CDS encoding SHOCT domain-containing protein: MSNTLWRLFDPAVFATGTFGVALTLFVVGAGRPALIALVVGWFLLTPLSGVLKEEVFDEELDEAANSVSNAAEVETDADDPLERLRERYAAGEIDEAEFERRLDALIETEDADPETARDRLDRTPADGGLDDLDMSDLDEATDDDLDMSDLDEATDDDLDMSDLDEATDDDLDMSDLDEATDDDLDMSDLDEATDDGRDRELERE; this comes from the coding sequence GTGTCAAACACGCTCTGGCGGCTGTTCGACCCTGCCGTGTTCGCCACCGGCACGTTCGGCGTCGCGCTGACGCTGTTCGTCGTCGGCGCCGGTCGCCCCGCTCTGATCGCGCTCGTCGTCGGCTGGTTCCTCCTCACTCCGTTGTCGGGCGTCCTCAAAGAGGAGGTGTTCGACGAGGAGTTGGACGAGGCCGCCAACTCCGTGTCGAACGCCGCCGAGGTCGAGACGGACGCGGACGACCCCCTCGAACGACTCCGCGAGCGCTACGCGGCCGGCGAGATCGACGAGGCCGAGTTCGAGCGCCGGCTGGACGCCCTGATCGAGACGGAGGACGCCGACCCCGAGACCGCCCGCGACCGACTCGACCGGACGCCCGCGGACGGCGGCCTCGACGACCTAGACATGTCCGACCTGGACGAGGCGACGGACGACGACCTAGACATGTCCGACCTGGACGAGGCGACGGACGACGACCTAGACATGTCCGACCTGGACGAGGCGACGGACGACGACCTAGACATGTCCGACCTGGACGAGGCGACGGACGACGACCTAGACATGTCCGACCTGGACGAGGCGACGGACGACGGGCGAGACCGGGAACTGGAGCGGGAGTGA
- a CDS encoding NUDIX domain-containing protein, translating to METTRHHTATVYVVSDGAVALHEHPGLGIEIPPGGHVERDELPHECGLREVREETGLEPTLVDDTDAVPAPNGETLPTPRHTMLYDVNVHDDGFVSHQHVDHVFFAQADSREIDPADGEEPATAWTWYTAPELRDADLDRDTVEIGLEAIRAVEG from the coding sequence GTGGAGACGACACGCCACCACACCGCGACCGTCTACGTCGTCTCCGACGGCGCGGTCGCCTTACACGAACACCCTGGCCTCGGGATCGAGATTCCGCCCGGCGGCCACGTAGAGCGCGACGAACTCCCCCACGAGTGTGGGCTCCGCGAAGTGCGCGAGGAGACTGGCTTGGAGCCGACGCTCGTCGACGACACGGACGCCGTCCCGGCGCCCAACGGCGAGACGCTCCCGACGCCCAGACACACGATGTTGTACGACGTGAACGTCCACGACGACGGCTTCGTGAGCCACCAACACGTCGATCACGTCTTCTTCGCCCAGGCCGACAGTCGGGAGATCGACCCCGCAGACGGCGAAGAGCCGGCGACGGCCTGGACGTGGTACACCGCGCCAGAACTGCGCGACGCCGACCTCGACCGCGACACCGTCGAGATCGGGCTGGAGGCGATTCGGGCCGTCGAGGGGTGA
- a CDS encoding asparagine synthase C-terminal domain-containing protein, whose translation MSDSRLDGAAPTTVRGALASGDPLPGTVGFAGRVDDCLVRDVLGRRPVFVDATDPERWAFDPTDLTDAELLPAGCRLPVGEPVAAAESVWSLPDPDPRRREEAVAAVERTVHERVVTESAPAAVAFSGGVDSAVVAAGRPDAPLYVAGFEGCHDVTAAHEAATAADRAADLQTVELDHETLREAVRAVVAATGRSNPMDVSIAVPLFCVARRAAADGHDRLAVGQGADELFGGYAKVRTPEEDDRVDATTVRGARRETVLSLPDQLARDVVTLRAAGVEPVAPFLHDDVIAAALRLPGDALVADGVGKVALRETADGVVPEPARVADKKAVQYGTYVSRELDRLARRAGFKRRMNDHVGRYVAALTAGDLDRG comes from the coding sequence GTGAGTGACTCACGCCTCGACGGCGCCGCGCCCACGACCGTTCGCGGGGCGCTGGCGAGCGGCGACCCGTTGCCCGGCACCGTCGGCTTCGCCGGCCGGGTGGACGACTGTCTCGTCCGCGACGTGCTCGGTCGCCGGCCCGTCTTCGTCGACGCGACCGACCCCGAACGGTGGGCGTTCGACCCCACGGACCTGACCGACGCAGAGCTACTCCCGGCGGGCTGTCGGCTGCCCGTCGGGGAGCCCGTCGCCGCCGCCGAGAGCGTCTGGTCGCTGCCGGACCCCGACCCTCGCCGGCGGGAGGAGGCAGTCGCGGCCGTCGAGCGTACCGTCCACGAACGGGTGGTGACGGAGTCTGCGCCCGCTGCGGTCGCCTTCTCCGGCGGCGTCGACTCCGCCGTCGTCGCCGCCGGCCGTCCGGACGCGCCGCTGTACGTCGCCGGCTTCGAGGGCTGTCACGACGTGACAGCGGCCCACGAGGCCGCCACTGCCGCCGACCGTGCCGCCGACCTCCAGACGGTCGAACTGGACCACGAGACGCTCCGCGAGGCCGTCCGCGCGGTCGTCGCCGCGACCGGCCGGTCGAACCCGATGGACGTGAGCATCGCCGTCCCGTTGTTCTGTGTCGCCCGGCGGGCCGCCGCCGACGGCCACGACCGCCTGGCCGTCGGCCAGGGCGCAGACGAACTGTTCGGCGGCTACGCCAAGGTCCGGACGCCCGAGGAAGACGACCGCGTGGACGCGACGACCGTCCGCGGTGCTCGTCGGGAGACGGTGCTGTCGCTGCCGGACCAGCTCGCTCGTGACGTGGTGACGCTACGGGCCGCCGGCGTGGAGCCGGTCGCGCCGTTCCTCCACGACGACGTGATCGCGGCCGCGCTCCGACTCCCCGGCGACGCGCTCGTCGCCGACGGCGTCGGGAAGGTCGCGCTGCGCGAGACTGCCGACGGGGTCGTCCCGGAACCCGCCCGCGTCGCCGACAAGAAGGCCGTCCAGTACGGAACCTACGTCTCGCGGGAGTTGGACCGACTGGCGCGGCGTGCGGGGTTCAAGCGGCGTATGAACGACCACGTCGGGCGGTACGTCGCCGCGCTGACCGCGGGCGATCTCGATCGGGGGTGA
- a CDS encoding transcription initiation factor IIB family protein, producing MSENVRNYTSERTRTRGSQRDTEREESDEEEETLECPECSGNLVNDSERGETLCRDCGLVVEEDEIDRGPEWRAFDAKEKDEKSRVGAPTTNMMHDKGLSTNIGWQDKDAYGKQLSSRQREKMQRLRTWNERFRTRDSKERNLKQALGEIDRMASALGLPENVRETASVIYRRALDEDLLPGRSIEGVSTSSLYAAARQAGTPRSLDEIANVSRVEKDEIARTYRYIVRELNLEIQPADPESYVPRFASDLELSEESERRARQLLSTAKEQGVHSGKSPVGLAAAAVYAASLLTNEKVTQSEVSEVANISEVTIRNRYHELLEAEEKVQMP from the coding sequence ATGAGTGAGAACGTCCGCAACTACACGAGCGAGCGAACCCGCACCCGAGGGAGCCAACGCGACACCGAGCGAGAGGAGTCGGACGAGGAAGAGGAGACGTTGGAGTGTCCGGAGTGTAGCGGGAACCTAGTGAACGACTCCGAGCGCGGCGAGACCCTGTGTCGGGACTGTGGGCTCGTCGTGGAGGAAGACGAGATCGACCGCGGGCCGGAGTGGCGCGCGTTCGACGCCAAGGAGAAAGACGAGAAGTCCCGTGTCGGTGCCCCGACGACCAACATGATGCACGACAAGGGGCTGTCGACGAACATCGGCTGGCAGGACAAGGACGCCTACGGCAAGCAGCTGTCCAGCCGACAGCGCGAGAAGATGCAACGGCTCCGTACCTGGAACGAGCGGTTCCGCACCCGTGACTCGAAGGAACGGAACCTGAAGCAGGCGCTGGGGGAGATCGACCGGATGGCGTCGGCCCTGGGGCTCCCGGAGAACGTCCGGGAGACGGCCTCCGTCATCTACCGGCGCGCCTTAGACGAGGACCTGCTGCCCGGCCGCTCCATCGAGGGGGTGTCCACCTCCTCGCTGTACGCCGCCGCCCGGCAGGCCGGCACGCCCCGGTCTCTCGACGAGATCGCCAACGTCTCGCGGGTGGAGAAAGACGAGATCGCCCGGACGTACCGTTACATCGTCCGGGAGCTCAACCTGGAGATCCAGCCGGCGGACCCGGAGAGCTACGTCCCGCGATTCGCCTCCGATCTGGAACTGTCCGAGGAGTCCGAGCGACGCGCCCGTCAGCTCCTATCGACGGCGAAAGAACAGGGGGTCCACTCCGGGAAGTCCCCGGTCGGACTCGCCGCTGCGGCCGTCTACGCCGCCTCCCTGCTCACCAACGAGAAGGTGACCCAGAGCGAGGTGAGCGAGGTGGCGAACATCTCCGAGGTGACGATCCGCAACCGCTACCACGAGCTGTTGGAGGCCGAAGAGAAGGTCCAGATGCCCTGA
- a CDS encoding hydantoinase/oxoprolinase family protein, with product MQRDTRVGVDVGGTFTDLVTVGDDRVRVDKVPSTPDAPETGVLDGLAGLSVDTERIGFLGHGTTVATNAVLEGTWADTALVTTAGFRDAVEIGRQTRPDIYDFRASKPEPVVPRDRRHEVPERIDERGSVLEALDESAVRALAQDLAAAETDAVAVAFLFAFENPSHERRVRELLREEGVTAAVSLSSDVLPEIREYERSVTTALNAGLVPVVDDYVAAVADGIDRLGVAAPLRLMGSDGGLVTAATARERPVETLLSGPAAGVRGAAHVAGEAGSPPGGTATAESTRGYDDLLTMDVGGTSCDVSLVRDGEPLVSTETSVGDYPVAVPSVDVHTVGAGGGSVARVDDGGALRVGPDSAGADPGPVCYGRGGTEPTVTDAHFLLGRIDPGAFLGDDVAADREAVRAAFEPLAEELGRSVRGVAEGVLAVADAETERALRVVSVERGHDPRELALVAYGGAGPLHATAVADRLDVPTVIVPRAAGVLSALGLLVADVTTDRSASMVRPLTAVDADRLRETFARLESEGRDRLAGAERATEDVRIERSLDLRYEGQSFELQVPAPDPAETAPAAFRETVRERFHERHRQRYGHAESGEPVELVTVRLRARGVVEPPTLSPGDRAATVGDAVRGSRSVVFDGTDRETTVYDRERLPVGGEFDGPAVVAGGESTLVVHPGQTARVDDRGNLVVAVDGGVSA from the coding sequence GTGCAACGAGACACGCGTGTCGGCGTCGACGTGGGCGGGACGTTCACGGACCTGGTGACGGTCGGGGACGACCGCGTCCGGGTCGACAAGGTGCCGTCGACGCCGGACGCGCCCGAGACGGGGGTGTTGGACGGGCTGGCGGGGCTGTCGGTCGACACGGAGCGGATCGGCTTCCTGGGCCACGGGACGACCGTCGCAACGAACGCGGTGTTGGAGGGCACCTGGGCCGACACGGCGCTCGTGACGACCGCGGGGTTCCGGGACGCCGTCGAGATCGGCAGACAGACCCGCCCGGACATCTACGACTTCCGGGCCTCGAAGCCCGAGCCGGTCGTCCCACGGGACCGTCGCCACGAGGTGCCCGAACGGATCGACGAGCGGGGGTCGGTGTTGGAGGCGTTAGACGAGTCGGCCGTCCGGGCGCTGGCGCAGGACCTCGCGGCCGCCGAGACGGACGCCGTCGCCGTCGCGTTCCTGTTCGCGTTCGAGAACCCCAGCCACGAGCGCCGGGTGCGGGAACTGCTGCGCGAGGAGGGAGTGACGGCCGCAGTGTCGCTGTCGTCGGACGTGTTGCCGGAGATCCGCGAGTACGAGCGCTCCGTGACGACCGCGCTCAACGCCGGGCTCGTCCCGGTGGTCGACGACTACGTCGCCGCAGTCGCCGACGGGATCGACCGACTGGGAGTCGCGGCGCCGCTCCGGCTGATGGGCTCGGACGGCGGGCTCGTGACCGCGGCGACCGCCCGCGAGCGACCCGTCGAGACGTTACTCTCCGGGCCGGCGGCGGGCGTCCGCGGGGCCGCACACGTCGCCGGCGAGGCCGGGTCGCCTCCGGGGGGGACGGCGACGGCCGAGTCGACCCGCGGCTACGACGACCTCTTGACGATGGACGTCGGCGGCACGTCGTGTGACGTGTCACTCGTCCGCGACGGCGAGCCGTTGGTGTCGACAGAGACGAGCGTCGGCGACTACCCGGTCGCGGTGCCGTCCGTCGACGTCCACACCGTCGGCGCCGGCGGCGGCTCCGTCGCCCGGGTGGACGACGGCGGCGCGCTCCGGGTGGGGCCCGACTCCGCCGGTGCCGACCCCGGGCCAGTGTGCTACGGCCGCGGCGGGACGGAGCCGACCGTCACGGACGCCCACTTCCTGCTGGGGCGGATCGACCCCGGGGCGTTCCTCGGCGACGACGTAGCCGCCGACCGCGAGGCCGTCCGGGCGGCGTTCGAGCCGTTGGCCGAGGAGCTAGGCCGGTCCGTCCGAGGCGTCGCCGAGGGGGTGCTGGCGGTCGCGGACGCCGAGACGGAGCGGGCGCTACGTGTCGTCTCCGTCGAGCGGGGTCACGACCCTCGGGAGCTGGCGTTGGTCGCGTACGGCGGCGCCGGGCCGTTGCACGCGACTGCCGTCGCCGACCGACTAGACGTGCCGACGGTGATCGTCCCCCGCGCTGCCGGCGTCCTGTCCGCGCTGGGGCTGCTCGTCGCCGACGTGACGACGGACCGCTCGGCGTCGATGGTCCGGCCGTTGACGGCGGTCGACGCCGACCGGCTCCGAGAGACGTTCGCCAGACTGGAGTCGGAGGGGCGGGACCGACTCGCCGGCGCGGAGCGGGCGACCGAGGACGTGCGGATCGAGCGCTCGCTCGACCTCCGGTACGAGGGTCAGTCGTTCGAGCTCCAGGTGCCGGCGCCGGACCCCGCCGAGACGGCGCCGGCGGCGTTCCGGGAGACCGTCCGCGAACGGTTCCACGAACGGCACCGGCAGCGCTACGGCCACGCGGAGTCGGGCGAGCCGGTGGAACTGGTCACCGTCAGGCTGCGGGCACGCGGCGTGGTCGAGCCGCCGACGCTGTCGCCGGGCGACCGGGCCGCGACCGTCGGCGACGCCGTCCGTGGGTCACGGTCCGTCGTCTTCGACGGCACGGACCGCGAGACGACGGTGTACGACCGCGAACGGCTCCCCGTCGGCGGGGAGTTCGACGGGCCGGCCGTCGTCGCCGGCGGCGAGAGCACGCTCGTCGTCCACCCCGGCCAGACGGCTCGGGTGGACGACCGCGGCAACCTCGTCGTCGCGGTGGACGGGGGTGTGTCGGCGTGA
- a CDS encoding translation initiation factor IF-5A, whose protein sequence is MPREQKEVRELQEGSYLMMEDSPCEIDGYSTAKPGKHGSAKARIEGKGVFDGKKRTLSQPVDAKVWVPIIERKKGQVVSVADDEVQVMDLETYDTFTMLAPDDGEFEADQNIEFLEYEGQRKVVG, encoded by the coding sequence ATGCCACGAGAACAGAAGGAGGTCCGCGAACTCCAAGAGGGGAGCTACCTCATGATGGAGGACTCGCCGTGCGAGATCGACGGCTACAGCACGGCCAAGCCGGGCAAACACGGCAGCGCCAAGGCTCGCATCGAGGGGAAGGGCGTGTTCGACGGGAAGAAACGGACGCTGTCCCAGCCGGTGGACGCGAAGGTCTGGGTGCCGATCATCGAACGGAAGAAGGGGCAGGTCGTCTCCGTCGCCGACGACGAGGTGCAGGTGATGGACCTGGAGACGTACGACACGTTCACCATGCTCGCCCCGGACGACGGGGAGTTCGAGGCCGACCAGAATATCGAGTTCCTGGAGTACGAAGGCCAGCGTAAGG
- the gatA gene encoding Asp-tRNA(Asn)/Glu-tRNA(Gln) amidotransferase subunit GatA codes for MSADEFDAFLAQTTVEGADDGPLAGRTVAVKDNISTAGVATTCGSAMLSEYEPPFDATVVERLKEAGATLVGKTNMDEFGMGGTTETSAFGPTKNPVDPDRVPGGSSGGSAAAVAAGEADLALGTDTGGSVRNPAAFCGVVGLKPTYGLVSRYGLIAYANSLEQVGPIADSVADTAALLDVIAGPDERDATTRYDAADGGPDDHPAETTTYADAVAPDAADFTVGLPTELVEGASDPVRETFTDAVDALRDRGVDTVEVSLPSVEHAVQAYYVIATSEASSNLARFDGVRYGPDTDADGDWNEQFAAVREDGFGPEVKRRVLLGTFALSAGYHDQYYEKAQDARAWVKQDFDEALSEADVLATPTMPVVPPERGESLDDPLQLYLMDANTVPVNLANLPAISVPAGTADGLPVGCQFVGPAFGEPAIIRAASALEDAVA; via the coding sequence ATGTCGGCAGACGAGTTCGACGCCTTCCTGGCGCAGACGACGGTCGAGGGCGCGGACGACGGCCCGCTCGCCGGCCGGACGGTCGCAGTCAAGGACAACATCTCGACGGCCGGCGTGGCGACGACGTGTGGCTCTGCGATGCTCTCGGAGTACGAGCCGCCGTTCGACGCGACCGTCGTAGAACGCCTGAAGGAGGCCGGGGCCACCCTCGTCGGCAAGACCAACATGGACGAGTTCGGGATGGGCGGGACGACGGAGACGTCCGCGTTCGGCCCGACGAAGAACCCGGTGGACCCCGACCGGGTCCCCGGGGGTTCGTCGGGCGGCTCCGCGGCCGCCGTCGCCGCCGGCGAGGCCGACCTCGCGCTCGGCACGGACACCGGCGGCTCCGTCCGCAACCCCGCAGCGTTCTGTGGAGTCGTCGGGCTCAAGCCCACCTACGGGCTCGTCTCCCGGTACGGGCTGATCGCGTACGCCAACTCCCTCGAACAGGTCGGCCCCATCGCCGACAGCGTCGCCGACACCGCCGCACTCCTGGACGTGATCGCCGGCCCGGACGAGCGTGACGCCACCACTCGCTACGACGCCGCCGACGGCGGCCCCGACGACCACCCCGCGGAGACGACGACGTACGCCGACGCCGTCGCCCCCGACGCCGCCGACTTCACTGTCGGGCTGCCGACGGAACTCGTTGAGGGCGCAAGCGACCCCGTCCGGGAGACGTTCACCGACGCCGTCGACGCCCTCCGCGACCGCGGCGTCGACACGGTCGAGGTGTCGCTCCCGTCCGTCGAGCACGCCGTCCAGGCGTACTACGTGATCGCCACGAGCGAGGCCTCCTCGAACCTCGCCCGCTTCGACGGCGTCCGCTACGGTCCCGACACGGACGCGGACGGGGACTGGAACGAGCAGTTCGCCGCCGTCCGCGAGGACGGGTTCGGGCCGGAGGTGAAGCGTCGGGTCCTGCTGGGGACGTTCGCGCTGTCTGCGGGCTACCACGACCAGTACTACGAGAAGGCCCAGGACGCACGCGCCTGGGTGAAGCAGGACTTCGACGAGGCGCTGTCGGAGGCGGACGTGTTGGCGACGCCGACGATGCCGGTCGTCCCGCCCGAGCGCGGCGAGAGCCTGGACGACCCGCTCCAGCTGTACCTGATGGACGCCAACACGGTCCCGGTGAACCTGGCGAACCTCCCGGCGATCTCCGTGCCCGCCGGCACCGCCGACGGGCTGCCGGTCGGCTGTCAGTTCGTCGGGCCCGCGTTCGGCGAGCCGGCGATCATCCGGGCCGCCAGCGCGCTGGAGGACGCCGTCGCCTGA
- a CDS encoding PHP domain-containing protein: MLAAELHCHSALSHDGRDPVELLVEQAAAVGLDVLAVTDHDEIDASREAAALAEEYGLVGVVGTEVSSAAGHVLGLGVREAIPAGLSFDETLDRIHDAGGIAVVPHAYQKSRHGVAPHITDEQLAHADAIEVFNSRLLTGRGNRKAEAFAVERGLPAVAGSDAHVSEMVGQAVTQIGTDERTPEAVLDAVHEGKTSVVGRRTPWHVSFRQAAGGAKRRVQRRLGELL, from the coding sequence GTGTTGGCCGCCGAGCTGCACTGTCACTCCGCGCTGTCACACGACGGCCGCGACCCCGTCGAACTCCTGGTAGAACAGGCCGCGGCCGTCGGACTGGACGTGCTCGCCGTCACCGACCACGACGAGATCGACGCCAGCCGCGAAGCCGCCGCACTCGCCGAGGAGTACGGCCTCGTCGGTGTCGTCGGCACCGAGGTCTCCAGTGCGGCCGGGCACGTCCTCGGGCTCGGCGTCCGAGAGGCGATCCCCGCGGGACTCTCCTTCGACGAGACGCTCGACCGTATCCACGACGCCGGCGGCATCGCCGTCGTCCCACACGCCTACCAGAAGTCGCGCCACGGGGTCGCACCCCACATCACGGACGAACAACTCGCCCACGCCGACGCCATCGAGGTGTTCAACTCCAGGCTCCTCACCGGTCGCGGCAACCGGAAGGCCGAGGCGTTCGCCGTCGAACGCGGGCTGCCGGCCGTCGCCGGCAGCGACGCCCACGTCTCCGAGATGGTCGGACAGGCCGTCACCCAGATCGGCACGGACGAACGCACCCCCGAGGCGGTGTTGGACGCCGTCCACGAGGGGAAGACGAGCGTCGTCGGTCGACGGACCCCCTGGCACGTCTCGTTCCGGCAGGCCGCCGGAGGGGCGAAACGTCGGGTCCAGCGCCGACTCGGCGAACTCCTGTGA
- the gatC gene encoding Asp-tRNA(Asn)/Glu-tRNA(Gln) amidotransferase subunit GatC, which yields MSETPADGDGVVTADDVRHVADLARVDLADEEVAEFTEQFGEILDYFAALDEVPETDAEPDLVNVMRADEVREGLDREAALSNAPESEAGYFRGPRVS from the coding sequence ATGAGCGAGACGCCGGCAGACGGCGACGGGGTCGTCACCGCCGACGACGTGCGCCATGTCGCCGACCTGGCACGGGTGGACTTAGCCGACGAGGAGGTCGCCGAGTTCACCGAGCAGTTCGGCGAGATTCTCGACTACTTCGCGGCCCTAGACGAGGTCCCGGAGACGGACGCCGAGCCGGACCTGGTCAACGTGATGCGGGCCGACGAGGTCCGGGAGGGGCTGGATCGAGAGGCGGCGCTGTCGAACGCACCGGAGTCGGAGGCGGGCTACTTCCGTGGCCCGCGGGTGTCGTAG
- a CDS encoding PQQ-binding-like beta-propeller repeat protein has product MSGDTELLWEVAVGSGAEAYSLTTDDGRIFLAANDGGLVRLGADGQVVWEALDRSESVRASPLVDGDTVYTAGRTVFAVSAGTGATRWTAGETYGSVELFLRDDTLYAVGGGVFAVDLDTHRVEKRSDVPTSPQSLGTVGATVFDGVAYVATDGGLLMNRRLADGEPIWRERTFGYSSVTPPVAGDETLFVGTDDGVRAVDPATGADRWVAAGTTSGDALSQRVTDGTLYGFGAGTLHAVTTDGTVQWSTPVKAKYGVDLAVGDDRVFLATADRVTAFDRATGRQQWRVTFGGGEFGSVESVAFLPDPPVVVVVSRADAVGLRA; this is encoded by the coding sequence GTGTCGGGTGATACCGAACTCCTGTGGGAGGTCGCCGTCGGGAGCGGCGCGGAGGCGTACTCGCTCACGACCGACGACGGTCGGATCTTCCTCGCGGCGAACGACGGAGGACTGGTCAGACTCGGCGCGGACGGGCAAGTCGTCTGGGAAGCGCTCGACCGCTCGGAGTCGGTTCGGGCGTCACCGCTCGTCGACGGCGACACGGTGTACACGGCGGGCCGAACGGTGTTCGCCGTCTCGGCGGGGACGGGCGCGACACGGTGGACGGCCGGCGAGACGTACGGGTCAGTGGAACTGTTCTTGCGTGACGACACGCTGTACGCCGTCGGCGGCGGCGTGTTCGCCGTCGATCTCGACACGCACCGAGTCGAGAAACGGAGCGATGTTCCGACATCGCCGCAGTCGCTGGGGACGGTCGGTGCCACCGTCTTCGACGGGGTCGCCTACGTGGCCACAGATGGCGGACTGCTGATGAACCGCCGGCTGGCCGACGGCGAGCCGATCTGGCGGGAACGAACGTTCGGATACAGTAGCGTCACTCCGCCCGTCGCCGGCGACGAGACCCTGTTCGTCGGGACGGACGACGGAGTCCGAGCGGTCGACCCGGCGACCGGCGCGGATCGTTGGGTCGCGGCCGGCACCACGAGCGGCGACGCCCTCTCACAGCGCGTCACCGACGGAACACTGTACGGCTTCGGCGCCGGGACGCTCCACGCGGTGACGACCGACGGGACTGTCCAGTGGTCGACGCCCGTCAAGGCGAAGTACGGGGTCGACCTCGCCGTCGGCGACGACCGCGTGTTCCTGGCGACCGCCGACCGCGTCACCGCGTTCGACCGGGCGACCGGGCGACAGCAGTGGCGCGTGACGTTCGGCGGCGGGGAGTTCGGCAGTGTCGAGTCGGTCGCGTTCCTGCCGGACCCGCCGGTCGTCGTCGTCGTCAGCCGGGCCGACGCCGTCGGACTCCGGGCGTGA